In the genome of Candidatus Moraniibacteriota bacterium, one region contains:
- a CDS encoding PrsW family intramembrane metalloprotease, whose product MIYALVRGWLAGMAVLLIEILLSTFFLAPNFTSPLSNTFAPEPLSLALIAFLEESLKCLSLRGIARETMPFFRNAIFKGLLVGFGFALFETCIKILFSADNATSSSLVFGTISSTLLHIVTGGILGAAWFSHVRNRPVSIFLILFLFACIIHAMYNILLAPILFGQFS is encoded by the coding sequence ATGATTTACGCCTTGGTCCGCGGATGGCTCGCCGGTATGGCTGTTCTCCTCATCGAAATTCTACTGAGCACGTTTTTTCTCGCCCCGAATTTCACTTCCCCTCTCTCAAACACATTCGCACCGGAACCACTCTCGCTTGCTCTCATTGCATTCCTCGAAGAGAGCCTGAAGTGTCTTTCGCTTCGCGGCATTGCACGTGAGACGATGCCGTTTTTCCGAAATGCGATATTCAAAGGCTTGCTGGTCGGCTTCGGTTTCGCCCTCTTTGAAACATGTATCAAGATACTCTTCTCCGCAGACAACGCCACCAGTAGCTCGCTCGTATTTGGCACTATCAGCAGTACGTTGCTCCACATCGTAACCGGAGGCATACTCGGTGCCGCCTGGTTCTCCCATGTCAGGAACCGCCCAGTCAGCATCTTCCTCATTCTCTTTCTTTTTGCATGTATCATCCACGCCATGTATAACATACTCCTCGCGCCCATACTCTTTGGACAGTTCTCCTAG
- a CDS encoding Hsp20/alpha crystallin family protein, whose protein sequence is MTKTKQSFFERLTGARSVGEPTSQVPVFEESTEEFVETYGAPETPHMAHAAIPEESRWENPAMGGQNDTIAQDDAEGQLTIDVYQTDDAIVIKSTIAGVKPEDLDVAINNDMVTIKGERKNEESVPDGNYYYQECYWGPFSRSILLPVDIVSDKAEASLKNGILSIRLPKADTTRIKRIQVRGF, encoded by the coding sequence ATGACAAAAACAAAACAGTCTTTCTTCGAACGACTCACCGGGGCACGCTCCGTCGGCGAGCCAACGTCTCAAGTTCCTGTTTTTGAAGAGTCAACAGAGGAGTTCGTCGAAACCTACGGCGCACCCGAGACTCCACATATGGCACACGCGGCTATCCCGGAAGAATCCCGCTGGGAAAATCCCGCAATGGGAGGTCAGAACGATACTATCGCGCAAGACGATGCCGAGGGACAGCTCACCATCGATGTCTACCAGACGGATGATGCCATCGTAATCAAGTCAACCATTGCCGGTGTCAAACCCGAAGATCTTGATGTTGCTATCAATAACGACATGGTAACCATCAAGGGCGAACGAAAAAACGAAGAAAGCGTGCCCGATGGAAACTACTACTACCAAGAATGCTATTGGGGTCCTTTTTCCCGATCCATTCTTCTCCCGGTAGACATTGTGTCCGACAAAGCAGAGGCATCACTCAAGAACGGCATACTTTCAATTCGCCTCCCGAAAGCCGACACGACAAGAATCAAGCGAATTCAAGTACGAGGGTTCTAG
- a CDS encoding VanW family protein, translating to MQPKNASAETTSLIPIPESLLISWGNNERAVSRDTIDSWVSPINSLQFQPGITTEVISPTRCPWDAFFCDFFLTEQQRFSVRSKTTFILNDESIRQFLEQLQSETRDNPIDAVFTVRENNTVSAFAPSRDGSEIDVETGTQSIRNALATSHSESALVTIPMVTLSPKITSTDADRLGITQFLGEGRTSFAGSPKNRIFNIKRAMEQFQGALIAPGEDFSFVKRLGEVDGEHGYLPELVIKRGQTTPEFGGGICQVSTTLFRAALNTGQKITERRNHAYPVSYYKPYGMDATIYVPKPDFRFMNNTLGHILLQVAIEGSELVFRFYGTPDGRSVSIDGPHILERSSDGAMKTIFTQTVLAADGSTMINDSFRSSYDSPNKYPHPGTETYTEKPRDWSEKQWVTYVKTGTLPR from the coding sequence TTGCAACCGAAGAATGCGAGTGCTGAGACAACCTCTCTCATTCCGATCCCTGAATCACTCTTGATCTCTTGGGGAAATAACGAGAGAGCCGTCTCCCGCGACACAATTGACTCATGGGTAAGTCCAATAAATTCGCTTCAATTTCAACCGGGAATAACGACTGAAGTTATATCTCCGACACGCTGCCCATGGGATGCGTTCTTTTGCGATTTCTTTCTCACAGAGCAACAGAGATTCTCCGTTCGCTCCAAAACAACATTTATTCTCAATGACGAATCGATCCGTCAATTCTTGGAACAACTGCAATCGGAAACTCGCGACAATCCAATCGACGCTGTTTTCACGGTTAGAGAAAACAATACCGTTTCCGCTTTTGCTCCGAGCCGAGATGGATCCGAAATTGATGTCGAGACCGGCACACAATCAATACGGAACGCGCTCGCCACATCTCACAGCGAATCGGCGTTAGTCACCATACCAATGGTCACCCTTTCACCAAAAATCACCTCGACCGATGCCGATCGTCTTGGTATCACACAATTCCTCGGCGAAGGACGGACGAGTTTTGCCGGATCACCAAAAAATCGCATTTTCAACATTAAGCGCGCCATGGAACAATTCCAGGGAGCTCTCATTGCGCCCGGAGAGGATTTCTCGTTCGTGAAACGCCTTGGCGAGGTCGATGGCGAACATGGGTATCTGCCCGAACTCGTCATCAAGCGAGGACAAACCACGCCGGAATTCGGCGGCGGCATCTGCCAAGTTTCAACAACACTCTTTCGTGCCGCACTCAATACCGGACAAAAAATCACCGAACGTCGCAACCATGCCTACCCGGTAAGCTACTACAAACCCTACGGCATGGACGCCACCATATACGTCCCCAAACCGGATTTCCGATTTATGAACAACACGCTGGGACACATCCTCCTCCAGGTTGCCATCGAGGGAAGCGAGCTCGTTTTCCGATTCTACGGCACGCCGGACGGACGAAGTGTTTCCATAGACGGCCCGCACATCCTCGAACGCTCCTCGGATGGCGCCATGAAAACCATCTTTACTCAAACCGTGCTTGCTGCCGACGGATCAACTATGATCAATGATTCCTTCCGAAGCTCCTACGACTCTCCAAACAAATACCCGCACCCCGGCACAGAGACCTACACTGAAAAACCGAGAGACTGGTCCGAAAAACAATGGGTCACCTATGTCAAAACAGGCACACTCCCGCGTTGA
- a CDS encoding DNA alkylation repair protein has product MKLLDLKRDIRECGSKDRARVNARFFKTGKGEYGEGDRFLGLTMMDQRALVKAYRDLGYPDIEKLLESSWHEERMIGLLMLVLRYEKASNEVERREVFDFYITHRSAVNNWDLVDVTTPNIVGDFLSHGKDRKILFAWAHSENLWERRMAILATFRFIRNGDFRDTFSLATIFIHDEHDLMHKATGWMLREVGKRDETVLTRFLEQYADRMPRTMLRYSIEKFPPEKRQYFLKKTRF; this is encoded by the coding sequence ATGAAACTTTTGGATTTGAAGCGAGATATTCGGGAATGTGGTTCGAAAGATCGGGCACGGGTGAATGCGCGGTTTTTCAAGACAGGGAAGGGTGAATACGGTGAGGGGGATCGATTTCTTGGGCTGACAATGATGGATCAACGGGCACTCGTGAAGGCATATCGGGATCTCGGGTATCCGGATATCGAGAAACTTTTGGAAAGTTCGTGGCACGAAGAGCGGATGATCGGACTCTTGATGCTCGTGCTTCGGTATGAAAAGGCAAGTAATGAGGTAGAGCGGCGAGAGGTTTTTGACTTCTACATCACGCATCGATCGGCGGTGAACAATTGGGATTTGGTAGATGTGACGACGCCGAATATTGTCGGGGATTTTTTGTCTCACGGTAAAGATCGAAAGATTCTTTTTGCCTGGGCTCATTCGGAGAATCTTTGGGAGCGGCGGATGGCGATTCTTGCAACGTTTCGATTTATACGCAATGGGGATTTCCGCGATACATTTTCTCTTGCGACAATTTTCATTCATGATGAGCATGATTTGATGCACAAAGCTACCGGATGGATGCTTCGCGAAGTAGGAAAGCGGGACGAAACAGTGCTAACTCGATTTCTTGAGCAATATGCGGATCGCATGCCGCGGACGATGCTTCGCTATTCGATCGAGAAATTCCCTCCTGAGAAACGACAGTATTTTTTGAAGAAAACACGATTCTGA
- a CDS encoding CYTH domain-containing protein: MNIEYEATFPDVDKDDVRERLRLSGALLVRPEYVQKRKTFHLPKEKRSENAWLRVRDEGNKITMSLKTVDGDTITDQKEICLSVNDFSFACELLGMIGCKEKSYQVTKRELWKLDGVEITIDEWPFLEPFIEVEGDSEESVKHVSEELGLNYSEALFCAVGTLYQRKYGVTLDEINNQTPRLDFDGPNPFAS; encoded by the coding sequence ATGAACATTGAATACGAAGCAACATTTCCAGATGTGGATAAGGATGATGTTCGTGAGCGGCTCAGATTGTCGGGCGCTCTTTTGGTGCGGCCGGAATATGTACAGAAAAGGAAGACGTTTCACCTGCCAAAGGAAAAACGATCAGAGAATGCGTGGCTTCGTGTGCGCGACGAGGGAAACAAGATAACCATGAGTCTCAAGACCGTGGATGGTGATACTATTACCGATCAGAAAGAAATATGTCTTTCGGTGAACGACTTCTCGTTCGCCTGTGAGCTTCTGGGTATGATTGGCTGTAAAGAGAAATCATATCAGGTGACAAAGCGAGAACTATGGAAGCTCGATGGAGTGGAGATCACCATAGATGAATGGCCATTTCTCGAGCCGTTTATTGAAGTGGAGGGCGACTCGGAGGAATCGGTGAAGCATGTTTCAGAAGAACTCGGACTCAATTATTCCGAAGCGCTTTTCTGTGCGGTCGGAACGCTATATCAGCGTAAATACGGCGTAACGCTTGATGAAATAAACAACCAAACGCCGCGTCTTGATTTTGATGGACCAAATCCATTTGCTTCGTAA
- a CDS encoding inorganic diphosphatase, with amino-acid sequence MKSAPLLPAKLYLGKEVEAVIDRPFGSKHPKHGFVYEVNYGYIPDTKAPDGEELDAYVLGVEKPIESFKGKCIAIIHRLNDDDDKLVVVPKSSEDMSDEEIRKATHFQEQFFRSEIVRT; translated from the coding sequence ATGAAATCAGCGCCTCTCTTACCTGCCAAACTCTACCTCGGAAAAGAGGTCGAGGCGGTTATTGATCGTCCGTTCGGGAGTAAACATCCGAAGCATGGCTTTGTCTATGAAGTGAACTATGGATATATTCCCGATACGAAAGCTCCCGACGGGGAAGAATTGGATGCCTATGTTCTCGGTGTTGAAAAACCTATCGAATCTTTCAAGGGGAAATGTATTGCCATTATTCACCGCCTGAACGATGATGATGACAAGTTGGTGGTGGTTCCGAAATCGAGCGAGGATATGTCTGACGAAGAAATTCGAAAGGCGACACACTTCCAGGAACAGTTTTTCCGGTCGGAAATAGTTCGGACATGA
- a CDS encoding nucleotidyltransferase domain-containing protein, whose protein sequence is MEHQLIAFLRRTYQPHVIALAGSRTDTTATETSDWDLFLFGEKKYPSEIIDWNGHELDLTFHEWPKPEGWVFTNPYAPIWPVKILFDDTQGKFEAAMERTQHVFDQGPQVAYQAGCKDRKNKLRRWLEKLEKYQDNPAVQFYYAGIAYEALIRVWFENRNSWSLSPVKALPFIRDHDSEFWKLLKQFSETRIEYAGIARKMVGLL, encoded by the coding sequence ATGGAACATCAACTCATTGCTTTCTTGCGGAGAACGTATCAACCTCATGTGATTGCGCTCGCCGGGTCGCGCACGGACACAACAGCGACGGAGACAAGCGATTGGGATCTTTTTCTGTTCGGAGAGAAAAAATATCCGAGCGAGATCATTGACTGGAATGGACATGAACTTGATCTTACTTTTCACGAATGGCCGAAACCGGAAGGGTGGGTCTTTACGAATCCCTACGCTCCCATCTGGCCGGTCAAGATTCTTTTTGATGATACTCAAGGAAAGTTTGAAGCAGCTATGGAACGGACACAACATGTCTTTGATCAAGGTCCTCAAGTGGCTTACCAGGCAGGTTGTAAGGATCGAAAAAATAAACTTCGTCGCTGGTTGGAGAAACTGGAGAAGTATCAAGATAATCCGGCGGTTCAGTTTTACTATGCCGGCATCGCCTACGAAGCCCTGATCCGTGTCTGGTTTGAGAATCGAAATTCCTGGTCACTTTCTCCGGTCAAGGCGCTTCCTTTTATCCGAGACCACGATTCAGAATTCTGGAAACTTTTGAAACAATTCTCCGAGACAAGAATCGAATATGCGGGAATAGCGAGAAAGATGGTCGGGTTGTTATGA
- a CDS encoding ABC transporter ATP-binding protein translates to MSYAPSFKGYWFLTILLFVAYGLAAIISHAIFPLVYRNIIDTVSTANIRSDVSERLLQDFYWLIACIATYQVLYRIGDYAIVYVQSRVMKHVSDRTFSALEQHSYHFFSGNFVGSLVAKAKRYVKSFEDLFDQVVFSAWMTLVNLIGILATLLVLSPILGAGFFVWTALYLLTAWWLSKKKAPYDLAVAEQDSVVVGRLSDVVSNMLAVKMFSSGTREQHQFEESTDVEEKLRRRAWNFQNLTFIVQMSLLSILEIGGMYGAIRLWLAGMISTGTVVLVQIYITSIAQMLFAVGRIFSKMTGSLAYADEMIEVFDAAPDVLDPKHPELDRMQEGRIEFQNIYFKYSDGENVFTDFSLAIRDGEKVGIVGPSGAGKSTVTKLLLRFVDPQDGEIRVDGQNIRNIRQDDLRSHIAYVPQEPMLFHRSIRENIAYGRPEASDEEVVAAAKQAEAHDFISRLPKGYDTLVGERGVKLSGGERQRIAIARAILKDAMILVLDEATSSLDSESEHAIQEALDELMLGKTAVVIAHRLSTIRKLDRIVVLNRGGEIEEEGKHEELLVHGGLYAKLWNKQTGGFLEE, encoded by the coding sequence TTGTCCTACGCGCCTTCGTTTAAGGGGTACTGGTTTTTGACGATCCTCTTGTTTGTCGCGTATGGACTGGCGGCGATCATATCTCATGCAATTTTCCCGCTGGTCTACCGGAACATCATTGATACGGTTTCCACAGCGAATATTCGAAGCGATGTTTCCGAACGTCTCCTTCAGGATTTTTACTGGCTTATTGCTTGTATTGCTACCTACCAAGTTCTCTATCGGATAGGGGATTATGCGATCGTATATGTGCAGAGTCGTGTCATGAAACACGTGTCCGATCGGACGTTCTCTGCTTTGGAGCAGCATAGCTATCATTTCTTTTCGGGGAATTTTGTTGGGAGTTTGGTGGCCAAAGCAAAGCGATATGTAAAATCGTTTGAAGATTTGTTTGACCAAGTGGTCTTTTCGGCATGGATGACGCTGGTTAATTTGATTGGCATATTGGCGACGCTGCTTGTTCTTTCCCCGATTCTTGGGGCGGGATTCTTTGTTTGGACAGCACTTTATCTTCTGACGGCTTGGTGGCTTTCAAAAAAGAAGGCCCCGTATGATTTGGCTGTAGCAGAACAAGATTCCGTGGTAGTCGGGAGACTTTCGGATGTTGTTTCGAATATGCTCGCCGTGAAGATGTTCTCATCGGGTACTCGAGAGCAACATCAGTTTGAGGAATCGACCGACGTTGAGGAAAAGTTGCGTCGTCGAGCGTGGAATTTTCAGAATCTTACATTTATTGTTCAGATGAGTCTTCTGAGTATTTTAGAAATCGGCGGTATGTATGGGGCAATTCGGCTCTGGCTTGCAGGAATGATTTCTACCGGAACGGTTGTATTGGTGCAAATATACATCACTTCTATCGCTCAAATGCTTTTTGCTGTTGGTCGGATATTTTCGAAAATGACCGGGAGCCTTGCCTATGCAGATGAAATGATAGAGGTGTTCGATGCGGCGCCGGATGTGCTTGATCCGAAGCATCCCGAATTGGATCGGATGCAGGAAGGGCGGATTGAGTTCCAAAATATTTATTTCAAATATTCCGATGGCGAGAATGTGTTTACGGATTTCTCACTCGCTATCCGAGATGGAGAGAAGGTGGGAATCGTCGGACCTTCCGGCGCGGGGAAGTCGACGGTGACGAAGCTTCTTCTTCGATTTGTTGATCCGCAAGATGGGGAAATTCGCGTTGACGGACAGAATATCCGTAATATTCGTCAAGACGATCTTCGCTCGCATATCGCCTATGTGCCTCAGGAGCCGATGTTGTTTCATCGGTCGATTCGTGAAAACATTGCCTATGGTCGGCCGGAGGCTTCGGATGAAGAGGTGGTAGCGGCCGCCAAGCAAGCCGAGGCGCATGATTTCATATCAAGGCTTCCGAAAGGATATGACACACTGGTTGGGGAACGCGGCGTGAAACTCTCTGGCGGTGAACGTCAGCGGATTGCTATTGCGCGTGCGATTTTGAAAGATGCTATGATTCTTGTTTTGGACGAGGCGACGAGTTCGCTTGATTCGGAGAGCGAACACGCGATACAGGAGGCACTCGATGAGCTTATGCTCGGAAAGACGGCGGTTGTCATTGCGCATCGGCTGAGCACGATTCGCAAGCTCGATCGCATCGTAGTCTTGAATCGCGGAGGGGAAATCGAAGAAGAGGGTAAGCACGAAGAACTGCTTGTTCATGGTGGTCTTTATGCGAAACTTTGGAACAAGCAAACCGGAGGGTTTCTGGAGGAGTGA
- a CDS encoding M48 family metallopeptidase, with protein MSEFPYTLVRSKRKSVSLVVKPDATVVVRVPFRISAEFVGAFVDCHEEWVRRAVDRMRALASRKTRRYVDGELFRYLGEQYPLRISESGKLSVDFMGGEFVLLSRFLNQANGRFRSWYRREAKKVLTERVAFYARKHGLVYGSIRINAARTRWGSCSGKGNLNFTFRLVMAPLSVIDYVVAHELAHLVHPNHSKKFWHVVTEICPGFARERQWLKENGHLLEC; from the coding sequence ATGTCGGAATTTCCTTATACGCTGGTTCGTTCAAAGCGCAAGAGCGTATCACTGGTTGTAAAACCGGATGCGACTGTTGTAGTGCGCGTACCGTTTCGGATATCGGCGGAGTTTGTTGGAGCATTTGTCGATTGTCATGAGGAGTGGGTTCGTCGGGCTGTGGATCGTATGCGGGCACTGGCTTCCCGGAAAACACGAAGGTACGTTGATGGGGAACTGTTCCGGTACCTTGGGGAACAGTATCCGCTTCGAATATCAGAGTCCGGGAAATTGTCAGTGGATTTTATGGGTGGTGAATTTGTGCTTCTTTCGCGATTTTTGAATCAAGCGAATGGTCGATTCCGCTCCTGGTATAGGCGAGAGGCGAAAAAGGTGCTTACTGAGCGAGTTGCCTTTTATGCTCGAAAGCACGGGCTCGTCTACGGGTCTATTCGTATAAATGCCGCGCGGACGCGCTGGGGATCATGCAGCGGAAAGGGGAATCTTAATTTCACGTTTCGGCTCGTTATGGCGCCTCTCTCGGTTATCGACTATGTGGTGGCGCATGAATTGGCGCATCTCGTACATCCGAATCATTCGAAAAAATTTTGGCATGTTGTTACAGAAATATGCCCAGGGTTTGCTCGTGAGCGGCAGTGGCTCAAAGAAAATGGTCATTTATTGGAATGTTGA
- a CDS encoding DUF2202 domain-containing protein: MFLAIDDEYKAHATYEAVIGKFGSIRPFSMIIRAEEQHISSLKALLDKYGIAVPADPWTGKVTAPDSITTACQTGVDAEIANAALYREKLLPAVTEYPDITSVFTNLMNASQEKHLPAFDRCN; this comes from the coding sequence ATATTTTTGGCGATTGATGATGAGTACAAGGCGCACGCGACATATGAAGCAGTTATTGGAAAATTCGGTTCTATCCGACCTTTTTCGATGATTATCCGCGCAGAAGAGCAGCACATTTCCTCGCTCAAAGCGCTTCTTGATAAGTATGGCATCGCTGTGCCGGCGGATCCGTGGACTGGGAAAGTGACGGCTCCGGACAGTATTACAACGGCTTGTCAGACGGGTGTTGATGCTGAAATCGCCAATGCGGCGCTCTACCGAGAGAAATTGCTTCCGGCGGTGACTGAGTATCCGGATATTACCAGTGTCTTCACGAATCTTATGAATGCATCGCAAGAGAAACATCTCCCGGCTTTTGATCGTTGCAACTGA
- a CDS encoding CAP domain-containing protein produces MKHSTTQFVTFCTRKALFTLVFFVPTHIALAGTFSSQDVADWVNQDRLSVGLPALRIDPVLSRAAEAKAMDMVAKDYFAHTAPDGTTPWSFFEKAGYAYRYAGENLAIHFTDAKDEEFAWMASEKHRENILSPKYVETGIAVAEIPWKGKTTVLTVELFGTRFGESVADTAPWKSLSVDAPVAPMVSGVSSAHEQVNSASEGRDVPGASAETQGARVGALSVFLSVFLLPDISIHTLVVATLVCIGCLEGIAAAIVLRLFLHRPRLSSSRNITPM; encoded by the coding sequence ATGAAGCACTCCACTACCCAATTTGTAACCTTCTGTACGAGAAAAGCGCTTTTTACTCTGGTTTTCTTTGTGCCAACACATATCGCTCTAGCGGGCACGTTTTCTTCGCAGGATGTTGCCGACTGGGTGAATCAGGATCGTCTGTCAGTTGGTTTGCCAGCACTTCGAATCGATCCTGTGCTTTCTCGAGCGGCGGAGGCTAAGGCGATGGATATGGTAGCAAAGGATTATTTTGCTCACACGGCGCCGGATGGCACGACACCCTGGTCCTTCTTTGAAAAAGCGGGTTATGCGTATCGTTATGCCGGGGAGAATCTTGCGATTCATTTTACGGATGCAAAGGATGAAGAGTTTGCATGGATGGCGAGCGAGAAGCATCGAGAGAATATCCTCTCTCCGAAATATGTCGAGACTGGTATTGCTGTTGCTGAGATTCCCTGGAAGGGGAAAACGACGGTCCTCACGGTGGAACTCTTCGGGACTCGATTTGGTGAGTCGGTTGCCGATACGGCTCCGTGGAAGTCTCTTTCGGTCGATGCTCCGGTCGCTCCGATGGTCTCCGGGGTATCATCTGCTCACGAGCAAGTGAATAGTGCTTCCGAGGGTAGGGATGTTCCAGGCGCTTCTGCGGAAACCCAAGGAGCCAGAGTGGGAGCTTTATCTGTCTTTCTCTCCGTATTCCTGTTGCCTGATATCTCGATTCACACTTTGGTAGTGGCGACTCTGGTGTGTATCGGATGCCTCGAAGGGATTGCTGCTGCTATTGTGCTCCGATTGTTCCTTCATCGACCTCGATTGTCTTCTTCACGAAACATAACGCCTATGTAA
- the pilM gene encoding type IV pilus assembly protein PilM, which yields MSLWNRNIFRLTPRPFGLDLSDLSLKAVFLDEEGERDKIVSYGAVNLPFESVSDGKILKEEAVVSGVKTLLKTAGPGKIHSRRVFCSLPETKAFLRIVSLPKMDASEVEEAIKWEIEANIPLTLDQVYYDYQLLDRNITREQGKMSVLVVAVARSVVDQFVGALESAGLEVVGFETESIAQARILLPEEESDVTTLIIDIGDRRTSFLIALGNIPVFTSSIPLSSQMFTDSISKSMKVPFEEAERIKIAEGIGSQTKGDPLFRMVEPVLSSLTAEMERSVDFYLNTLKYSSAVDKVVLCGGGSNMRGILPYLARKMGKPVEFGNPWVNLHIGKSIPVINKKQSVQYSTALGLALRGIRNYENPA from the coding sequence ATGTCTCTCTGGAACAGAAATATCTTTCGACTGACGCCGCGACCGTTCGGATTGGATTTGAGCGACCTCTCTCTCAAGGCGGTGTTTCTTGACGAAGAGGGTGAGCGCGACAAAATCGTGAGTTACGGTGCGGTTAATCTCCCGTTTGAATCAGTGTCAGATGGGAAAATTCTTAAAGAAGAAGCAGTAGTTTCGGGTGTAAAGACGCTTCTCAAGACAGCCGGTCCGGGTAAAATTCACTCCCGAAGAGTCTTTTGTTCTCTGCCTGAGACAAAGGCTTTTTTGCGTATTGTGAGTCTACCGAAGATGGATGCGAGCGAGGTGGAGGAAGCGATTAAATGGGAAATTGAGGCAAATATTCCACTTACACTTGACCAGGTGTATTACGATTATCAACTTCTCGATAGGAATATCACGCGGGAGCAGGGAAAGATGAGTGTCTTGGTAGTGGCAGTGGCTCGTTCAGTGGTAGACCAATTTGTGGGAGCACTCGAATCCGCAGGGCTCGAGGTAGTTGGATTTGAGACGGAATCCATCGCGCAGGCGCGTATTTTATTGCCCGAGGAGGAAAGCGATGTGACGACGCTCATTATCGATATCGGCGACCGGCGGACAAGTTTTCTGATTGCACTTGGAAATATTCCGGTGTTCACTTCAAGTATCCCGCTTTCTTCTCAGATGTTTACCGATTCTATTTCAAAGAGCATGAAAGTGCCGTTTGAGGAAGCAGAACGGATTAAAATCGCAGAAGGCATCGGATCTCAGACAAAGGGAGATCCGCTCTTCCGTATGGTGGAGCCGGTACTTTCGAGTCTTACTGCGGAAATGGAACGATCGGTAGATTTCTATCTCAACACGCTTAAATATTCTTCAGCAGTGGACAAGGTGGTTTTGTGTGGCGGCGGTTCCAATATGCGAGGCATTCTTCCTTATCTCGCTCGGAAAATGGGGAAGCCGGTTGAGTTCGGCAATCCTTGGGTGAATCTCCATATTGGAAAATCCATCCCTGTCATTAATAAGAAACAGTCGGTGCAATATTCGACGGCACTTGGACTCGCGCTTCGAGGCATACGAAACTATGAAAATCCTGCTTAA